From Camelus dromedarius isolate mCamDro1 chromosome 2, mCamDro1.pat, whole genome shotgun sequence, one genomic window encodes:
- the CLDN14 gene encoding claudin-14, with product MASTAVQLLGFVLSFLGLVGTLITTILPHWRRTAHVGTNILTAVSYLKGLWMECVWHSTGIYQCQIYRSLLALPRDLQAARALMVISCLLSGVACACAVVGMKCTRCAKGTPAKSTFAVLGGALFLLAGLLCMVAVSWTTHDVVQNFYNPLLPSGMKFEIGQALYLGFISSSLSLIGGTLLCLACQDEAPSGPYQPWAGPATAPAYRPPDAYKDNRAPSAISASHSGYRLNDYV from the coding sequence ATGGCCAGCACAGCCGTGCAGCTCCTGGGCTTCGTGCTCAGCTTCCTGGGCCTGGTGGGCACGCTCATCACCACCATCCTGCCGCACTGGCGCCGGACGGCGCACGTGGGCACCAACATCCTGACGGCCGTGTCCTACCTGAAGGGGCTGTGGATGGAGTGCGTGTGGCACAGCACGGGCATCTACCAGTGCCAGATCTACCGCTCGCTGCTGGCGCTGCCGCGGGACCTGCAGGCGGCCCGCGCGCTCATGGTCATCTCCTGCCTGCTGTCGGGCGTGGCCTGCGCCTGCGCCGTGGTCGGCATGAAGTGCACGCGCTGCGCCAAGGGCACCCCGGCCAAGTCCACGTTCGCCGTGCTGGGCGGCGCGCTCTTCCTCCTGGCCGGCCTGCTCTGCATGGTGGCCGTCTCCTGGACCACCCACGACGTGGTGCAGAACTTCTACAACCCGCTGCTGCCCAGCGGCATGAAGTTCGAGATCGGGCAGGCCCTGTACCTCGGCTTCATCTCCTCGTCCCTGTCGCTCATCGGCGGCACGCTGCTCTGCCTCGCCTGCCAGGACGAGGCGCCCTCCGGGCCCTACCAGCCCTGGGCCGGCCCGGCCACCGCGCCCGCCTACCGGCCCCCCGACGCCTACAAGGACAATCGGGCCCCCTCGGCCATCTCGGCCTCGCACAGCGGGTACAGGCTGAACGACTATGTGTGA